The proteins below come from a single Fodinicola acaciae genomic window:
- a CDS encoding MDR family MFS transporter gives MATTQTTATTAAPPQLSRQRVNLVFGAVLLGILLSALDQTIVSTALPTIVADLGGGNHLSWVVTAYLLAETIATALVGKFGDMFGRKQVFLASVLVFLVGSFFCGFANSMTWLIVARGVQGVGAGGLLVTATALIADVIPLRDRGRYQGALGSVFGVVTVVGPLLGGLFVDHLSWRWAFYVNIPVGIIVLLVAVPAIPAIRAAARPIVDYLGILVIALAASGLTLVTSWGGTTYAWNSPTIIWMSVGSLILLVLFVFIELRAKEPVLPMRLFRNPVFAVATPISFIVGFAMLGGITFLPTFQQYVNGVSATESGIRMLPMVAGLLFASIVSGNVVSRTGTYKIFPIAGSVLMGCGLYLLSLMDETTNYWLSAGYMLVLGLGVGACMQVLVIAVQNTAPYADLGVATSGVTFLRTMGSSFGVAVFGTVYSNQLTEKLSAVRLPAGVSPAALQNAELLHKLPASVVQPIAHAYAQSLQVVFLAAIPVAGLAFALSLFLKQVKLRDTARVAASDMGDGFAMPDGSHENCVERAVAAIVKAGPRRMSTEVLARSQSTLGIADAWCLTRVALTRRRHGSATLSQVTVNVNAPDEVLQPAFERAVGAGLLASSASGYELTARGEAEFEKIATAWRGWVTEKFADWEPDSQEELQAALRRVSERLLGEVSYEPRHAVTA, from the coding sequence ATGGCCACAACGCAGACAACGGCAACGACGGCCGCGCCACCACAACTGAGCCGGCAACGCGTCAACCTGGTGTTCGGTGCCGTACTGCTCGGCATCCTGCTCTCCGCACTCGACCAGACGATCGTGTCGACCGCGCTGCCGACGATCGTCGCCGATCTCGGCGGCGGCAACCACCTGTCGTGGGTGGTCACCGCGTATCTGCTGGCCGAGACCATCGCCACCGCGCTGGTCGGCAAGTTCGGCGACATGTTCGGCCGCAAGCAGGTGTTCCTGGCCAGCGTGCTGGTTTTCCTGGTCGGCTCCTTCTTCTGTGGCTTCGCCAACAGCATGACCTGGCTGATCGTGGCGCGCGGCGTGCAGGGGGTCGGCGCCGGCGGCCTGCTGGTCACCGCCACCGCGCTGATCGCCGACGTGATCCCGTTGCGCGACCGCGGCCGCTACCAAGGCGCGCTCGGCTCGGTTTTCGGTGTGGTCACGGTGGTCGGGCCGCTGCTCGGCGGCCTGTTCGTCGACCACCTGTCGTGGCGGTGGGCCTTCTACGTCAACATTCCGGTCGGCATCATCGTGCTGCTCGTCGCGGTGCCGGCGATCCCGGCGATCAGGGCGGCGGCGCGGCCGATCGTCGACTACCTCGGCATCCTGGTGATCGCGCTCGCCGCCTCCGGCCTGACGCTGGTGACCAGCTGGGGTGGCACGACGTACGCGTGGAACTCGCCGACCATCATCTGGATGTCGGTCGGCTCGCTGATCCTGCTGGTGCTCTTCGTCTTCATCGAGCTGCGCGCGAAAGAGCCGGTGCTGCCGATGCGGCTGTTTCGCAATCCGGTCTTCGCCGTCGCCACGCCGATCAGCTTCATCGTCGGCTTCGCGATGCTCGGCGGCATCACCTTCCTGCCAACCTTCCAGCAGTACGTGAACGGTGTGTCGGCGACCGAGTCCGGCATCCGGATGCTGCCGATGGTCGCCGGCCTGCTGTTCGCCTCGATCGTCAGCGGCAACGTCGTCAGCAGGACCGGCACGTACAAGATCTTTCCGATCGCCGGATCGGTGCTGATGGGTTGCGGTCTTTATCTGCTGTCGCTGATGGACGAGACGACGAACTACTGGCTGTCGGCCGGTTACATGCTGGTCCTCGGTCTCGGTGTCGGCGCCTGCATGCAGGTGCTGGTGATCGCGGTGCAGAACACGGCACCGTACGCGGACCTCGGCGTGGCCACCTCCGGCGTGACTTTCCTGCGTACGATGGGAAGCTCCTTCGGGGTCGCGGTCTTCGGCACGGTCTATTCCAACCAGCTGACGGAAAAGCTGTCCGCCGTACGACTGCCGGCCGGTGTGAGTCCGGCGGCGCTGCAAAACGCCGAGTTGCTGCACAAGCTGCCGGCCTCGGTCGTACAACCGATCGCGCACGCGTACGCGCAGTCGCTGCAGGTCGTCTTCCTCGCGGCCATCCCGGTCGCCGGCCTCGCCTTCGCCCTGTCGCTGTTCCTCAAGCAGGTCAAGCTGCGCGACACCGCGCGGGTGGCCGCCTCGGACATGGGCGACGGCTTTGCCATGCCGGACGGCAGCCACGAGAACTGCGTCGAGCGTGCCGTGGCGGCGATCGTGAAGGCGGGGCCGCGACGGATGAGCACGGAGGTGCTGGCGCGGTCGCAGTCGACGCTCGGCATCGCCGACGCGTGGTGCCTGACCCGCGTCGCGCTGACCAGGCGGCGGCACGGCTCGGCCACGTTGTCGCAGGTCACCGTCAATGTGAACGCGCCGGACGAGGTGCTGCAGCCGGCCTTCGAGCGAGCCGTCGGTGCGGGGTTGCTGGCCAGCTCGGCCAGCGGCTATGAGCTGACCGCGCGCGGAGAGGCGGAGTTCGAGAAGATCGCCACCGCCTGGCGCGGCTGGGTCACCGAGAAGTTCGCCGACTGGGAACCGGACAGCCAGGAGGAGCTGCAGGCGGCGCTGCGCCGCGTGTCGGAACGGCTGCTCGGCGAGGTCAGCTACGAACCCCGACACGCGGTGACCGCCTGA
- a CDS encoding TetR/AcrR family transcriptional regulator: MNDRSSGATRARGAAGHRVDADVRTASSVASPGVDAPGAQIVLSAAVDAIAEHGYHGTSVRDIAVRAGMSSAALYHHFSSKQDLLFTIMERGIDILIEASEKACAEAGNDPVERLRALVRVLVLTHSQHRKEAFIGSSEARSLEPANRAVFTAKRNYQQRLMDNVVLYGTDRGLFRPRDPHVASRAIVTMCITVATWYNESGPQSPEQIADSYADLALDMLNYSV; encoded by the coding sequence ATGAACGATCGTTCGTCTGGCGCGACGCGAGCGCGCGGCGCGGCCGGCCACCGGGTGGACGCCGACGTGCGTACGGCCTCCAGCGTCGCCAGCCCTGGCGTCGACGCGCCAGGAGCGCAGATAGTGTTGTCGGCGGCGGTCGACGCGATCGCCGAGCACGGCTATCACGGCACGTCCGTACGCGACATCGCCGTACGCGCCGGGATGAGCAGTGCCGCGCTCTATCACCATTTCTCGTCCAAGCAGGATCTGCTGTTCACCATCATGGAGCGCGGCATCGACATCCTCATCGAGGCGAGCGAAAAAGCCTGCGCGGAGGCCGGCAACGATCCGGTCGAGCGGTTGCGCGCGCTCGTACGCGTCCTGGTGTTGACGCACAGCCAGCACCGCAAAGAAGCCTTCATCGGGTCGAGCGAAGCACGCAGCCTGGAGCCGGCCAACCGCGCGGTTTTCACCGCGAAGCGCAACTATCAGCAGCGATTGATGGACAACGTGGTGCTTTACGGCACCGATCGCGGCCTTTTCCGTCCGCGCGATCCGCACGTGGCGTCGCGCGCGATCGTCACGATGTGCATCACCGTGGCGACCTGGTACAACGAGTCGGGTCCGCAATCACCGGAGCAGATCGCCGACAGCTACGCCGACCTGGCGCTGGACATGCTCAACTATTCGGTCTAA
- a CDS encoding long-chain-fatty-acid--CoA ligase, whose translation MNDLAAVNAGRRMSFAAQLSRAARVYGDNIAFSFADRQQTFAELDERVTKLASALAAQGVTRGDRVALLMRNRLEFPEALLAPLRLGAIAVPINFRLVAGEISYILADSGARALIVDAALATTAAAAKVDSLHAVLVTDGGEGEFGPDALPYEETVAAAPATPLDIDVPESDAAFIIYTSGTTGRPKGAVLTHFNLLMAHLIQGLATGGVDRKPGVSLLAVPMFHIAGLSLSLSSMITGSRVVLYSSPTFVPEQIVDLFEKERVTSCFFVPSQWAMICAVPGVRERDLALERISWGAAVAPPSVLQAMAETFPNAPAYCAFGQTEMSPTTCLLRREDAIEKMGSVGTPLPGIEVRIVDEFMKDVPRGEVGEIVYRGPTTMREYWNKPEATAEAFAGGWFHSGDLVRMDDDGFIWVVDRKKDMIISGGENIYCAEVEAAIDSHPDVADVSVVGRADQRWGQIPVAFVVARDPASPPTLEKLTDHLRERLASYKRPKDVIVVDALPRNASGKVQKFVLRERVNG comes from the coding sequence GTGAACGATCTCGCGGCGGTCAACGCCGGCCGGCGGATGTCTTTTGCGGCACAACTGTCCCGCGCCGCGCGGGTCTACGGCGACAACATCGCGTTCAGTTTCGCTGACCGCCAGCAGACCTTCGCCGAGTTGGACGAGCGCGTAACGAAACTCGCCAGTGCGCTGGCCGCGCAAGGCGTCACGCGCGGCGATCGGGTGGCATTGCTGATGCGCAACCGGTTGGAGTTCCCGGAGGCACTGCTCGCACCACTACGCCTCGGCGCGATCGCCGTACCGATCAACTTTCGGCTGGTGGCCGGCGAAATCTCGTACATCCTGGCGGACTCCGGCGCTCGCGCCCTGATTGTCGACGCGGCCCTTGCCACCACGGCCGCGGCGGCCAAGGTGGACAGTCTCCACGCGGTGTTGGTCACCGACGGCGGCGAAGGTGAGTTTGGACCGGATGCCTTGCCGTACGAGGAAACCGTGGCCGCGGCACCGGCGACACCGCTGGACATCGACGTGCCGGAGTCGGATGCCGCGTTCATCATCTACACCTCCGGCACGACCGGACGGCCGAAAGGCGCGGTGCTCACGCATTTCAACCTGTTGATGGCGCACCTGATCCAGGGCCTGGCGACCGGCGGCGTGGATCGCAAACCGGGTGTGAGCCTGCTGGCCGTGCCGATGTTTCACATCGCCGGCCTGTCGCTGTCGCTCAGCTCGATGATCACCGGCAGCCGCGTCGTCCTCTACTCCTCCCCCACCTTCGTACCGGAACAGATCGTCGATCTTTTCGAGAAAGAGCGCGTCACCAGCTGCTTTTTCGTACCGAGCCAGTGGGCCATGATCTGCGCCGTGCCAGGAGTCAGGGAGCGCGACCTGGCTCTGGAACGGATTTCCTGGGGTGCGGCGGTCGCGCCGCCGTCGGTTTTGCAGGCGATGGCCGAGACTTTTCCCAATGCGCCGGCATATTGCGCCTTCGGCCAGACCGAAATGAGTCCGACGACCTGCCTGCTGCGCCGTGAGGACGCGATCGAGAAGATGGGATCGGTCGGTACGCCGTTGCCCGGCATCGAGGTGCGGATCGTCGACGAGTTCATGAAGGACGTGCCGCGCGGCGAGGTCGGCGAAATCGTCTATCGCGGACCGACGACGATGCGCGAATACTGGAACAAGCCGGAGGCGACCGCGGAGGCGTTCGCCGGCGGCTGGTTTCACTCCGGCGACCTCGTACGGATGGACGACGACGGCTTCATCTGGGTCGTCGACCGCAAGAAAGACATGATCATTTCCGGCGGAGAGAACATCTATTGCGCCGAGGTCGAGGCGGCCATCGACAGCCATCCAGATGTGGCGGACGTGTCGGTGGTCGGTCGTGCCGACCAGCGCTGGGGTCAGATCCCCGTCGCTTTCGTGGTCGCGCGTGACCCGGCTTCGCCGCCTACGCTGGAAAAGCTCACCGATCACCTGCGTGAGCGGCTCGCGTCGTACAAGCGGCCAAAGGACGTCATCGTCGTGGATGCCTTGCCACGCAACGCTTCCGGCAAAGTGCAGAAATTCGTCCTCCGCGAGCGTGTCAACGGTTAG